The following coding sequences lie in one Armatimonadota bacterium genomic window:
- a CDS encoding sulfatase produces the protein MPPPHLPLFHMNILLIALDSLRADHLGCYGYPRDTSPNLDALARQGVVLDRWFTPAIPTQPSFATIYSGQYPLTHGVISHGGAEALPAASPFFTEDLQQAGLVTCAVDNLYSMRPWFARGYEFYIDPSHRAPLRLSVSCKGINSRALPWVRAHAREPFFLLVHYWDTHTLYKPPARLRHRYYDGDPTETRFTTLEGMRTAPLGDVWSETWLAPLSRRLWGGREVRDAEYVVALYDACIRYVDEAVGDLLSALEDGGVADDTLVVVTADHGEMMYRHGIFFDHHGLYNGNLRLPFIARWPGRIAPGRRRDELLETVSLAPTLLEAAGAQAPAAMEGASILALLTGEGTPGPPNGRVVAAECTWQCKWCLLRDRRKLILAREPDLYGRPRRELYDLSSDPDELHDLAPGQPDRADEMEAELERCVADMLERNHLDHDPLTTHGTTLGKRWAEGRF, from the coding sequence ATGCCGCCGCCTCACCTTCCACTCTTCCACATGAACATACTACTCATCGCTCTCGACAGCCTGCGGGCGGACCACCTCGGTTGCTACGGCTACCCGCGCGACACCAGCCCTAACCTGGACGCCCTCGCGCGCCAGGGGGTGGTGCTCGATCGCTGGTTCACGCCGGCCATCCCCACCCAGCCTTCGTTCGCCACCATCTACAGCGGCCAGTATCCCCTCACCCACGGCGTGATCTCCCACGGCGGGGCGGAGGCGCTGCCCGCCGCCAGCCCCTTCTTCACCGAAGACCTGCAGCAGGCGGGACTGGTCACCTGCGCGGTTGACAATCTCTACTCCATGCGGCCGTGGTTCGCGCGCGGCTACGAGTTCTACATTGACCCCAGTCACCGCGCGCCGCTGCGGCTGAGCGTGTCGTGCAAGGGCATCAACTCCCGCGCCCTCCCCTGGGTGCGCGCCCATGCGCGCGAGCCGTTCTTTCTGCTCGTGCACTACTGGGACACGCACACGCTGTACAAGCCTCCAGCGCGGCTGCGGCACCGCTACTACGACGGCGATCCCACCGAGACGCGCTTCACCACCCTGGAGGGCATGCGCACCGCGCCGCTGGGCGATGTGTGGAGCGAGACCTGGCTCGCGCCGCTGTCGCGGCGGCTGTGGGGCGGGCGCGAGGTCCGGGACGCGGAGTACGTCGTCGCCCTCTATGACGCCTGTATCCGCTACGTGGACGAGGCGGTAGGCGACCTGCTGTCGGCGCTGGAGGACGGCGGCGTCGCGGATGACACGCTGGTCGTCGTCACCGCCGACCACGGCGAGATGATGTATCGCCACGGCATCTTTTTCGACCACCACGGGCTTTACAACGGCAACCTGCGCCTGCCTTTCATCGCGCGCTGGCCGGGGCGCATCGCCCCTGGACGGCGCCGCGACGAACTGCTGGAGACGGTCAGCCTGGCGCCGACGCTGCTGGAGGCGGCGGGCGCGCAGGCCCCTGCGGCCATGGAGGGCGCAAGCATCCTGGCGCTGCTGACGGGCGAGGGGACGCCCGGGCCGCCGAACGGACGGGTGGTCGCCGCGGAATGCACGTGGCAGTGCAAGTGGTGCCTGCTGCGGGACCGGCGCAAGCTCATCCTGGCGCGTGAGCCGGATCTCTATGGTCGCCCCCGCCGCGAGCTGTACGATCTGTCATCGGACCCCGACGAGCTGCACGACCTCGCCCCGGGGCAGCCCGACCGCGCCGACGAGATGGAAGCCGAACTGGAGCGCTGCGTCGCCGACATGCTGGAGCGTAACCATCTCGACCACGATCCTCTCACCACCCACGGCACTACGCTGGGCAAGCGGTGGGCGGAGGGCCGGTTCTGA